In Drosophila nasuta strain 15112-1781.00 chromosome 2R, ASM2355853v1, whole genome shotgun sequence, a single genomic region encodes these proteins:
- the LOC132785113 gene encoding protein HEXIM1 → LLYITESVQSGSSQRRKHRRGKKSKMLPKKTKSQYPPWKLDILPAATGNGAAISSGSGNVRTKLVRSRSLLVPYNTNRFLMEEHMSELPKDEFDDNCFGSQTEDQELFLSKEFSNVYERARLERLETMNKQELIQECLQIEDRYAKDQGRQRQQSLNAQNISKEYGLKIRTLEDKIRELTRENQILRTHIIRSRSPTITAAAAAAASPPSAAAPTASAVCELQARQQPQQPTPMDSSSEDSESDSSSSTSTTTSSSSSSSSEGHEIGVAGLNIANGHAERTGHQHQHRHRRSRSRSHSRSPILVSGAAAQLNGHANEEEERLNLLEASRMEEDDNSSEDAKNEPK, encoded by the exons ttgttgtatattacAGAAAGCGTACAAAGTGGTTCTTCGCAGAGGCGTAAGCATAGGCGTGGCAAGAAGTCCAAGATGCTGCCCAAGAAGACGAAGAGTCAGTATCCGCCTTGGAAACTCGATATTCTGCCAGCTGCAACGGGAAATGGAGCCGCcatcagcagcggcagcggcaatgTTCGCACCAAACTGGTGCGTTCGCGTTCCCTTCTGGTGCCCTATAACACAAATCGCTTTCTAATGGAGGAGCACATGTCCGAGCTGCCGAAGGATGAGTTCGATGACAATTGCTTTGGCTCACAGACCGAAGATCAGGAACTGTTCCTATCGAAGGAGTTCTCCAATGTTTACGAACGTGCGCGCCTCGAGCGTCTGGAGACAATGAACAAACAGGAGCTGATACAGGAGTGTCTACAGATTGAGGATCGCTACGCAAAGGATCAAGGGCGACAACGTCAGCAGAGCCTGAATGCCCAGAACATATCCAAGGAGTATGGCTTAAAAATACGCACATTAGAGGACAAAATACGTGAACTGACGCGAGAAAATCAAA TTTTGCGAACACATATTATACGCTCGCGATCGCCAAcaatcacagcagcagctgcagcagccgcttCACCGCCCTCGGCAGCCGCGCCCACAGCCAGCGCCGTTTGCGAGCTACAGGCGCGtcaacagccgcagcaaccCACTCCGATGGACTCGTCCAGCGAGGACAGCGAAAGTGATAGCAGCAGCTCCACATCCACGACCACATCCAGCAGCTCGTCGTCGAGCAGCGAAGGTCATGAGATAGGCGTGGCTGGTCTTAATATTGCCAATGGCCATGCAGAGCGAACTGGTCACCAACATcagcatcgacatcgacgtagtcgcagccgcagccactcGCGTTCTCCCATTCTTGTGTctggtgctgctgctcaaTTGAATGGTCACGCCAACGAAGAGGAGGAACGCTTAAATCTATTGGAGGCCAGCCGCATGGAAGAGGATGACAACTCCAGTGAGGATGCCAAGAACGAACCCAAATAA
- the LOC132784112 gene encoding cell cycle checkpoint protein RAD17 translates to MSAKKKAWVKSAFSELKSSAEEAVPVKRTRSASLAATAAKNSLRKTNSTICATNNNVVDLTLDGEQQDETDTAGLAPIVSDNWIESFAPSCSDDLAVHPKKLEEVRNWLLHCQALRSKYPAQICLITGPAGSGKTATLRVLAQEFGYALQEWINPVDCEEIQMLGDQPTGNSYASSQLEAFKSFLLRASRYKSLLTAQNKRILLVEDFPNVLLKDAATIFEELMDEYMSYGKSPLVFIVADSKSRVLNISYKLFTDQLKAKLRIEHICFNAIAATIMQRSMKRFGTLMQQEQHKALYKLPTQNVMDSIVVCAQGDIRNALINLHFGSLKGAPSMATKQLQLNVSAPSKGRKKKATNTLKSIGRDESITMMHALGRVFNPKYAEDNAQRLLHSPEDLAEAFCTEPRNFVNFIHANYLPHFLDISHAMEAVNDIGVADMLLQEYRDDSLGLVGLNIAVRGCMVPNVAPVSGWMPVRGPKRLTIQPQLTAGEQNLLGSSYAGISKSVYASEYSSFVKIIASKNHLDK, encoded by the exons ATGAGCGCAAAAAAG AAAGCATGGGTAAAATCTGCATTCAGTGAGCTGAAAAGCAGTGCGGAGGAAGCTGTACCCGTGAAACGCACAAGAAGCGCAAGCCTCGCCGCAACTGCTGCCAAAAATTCGCTGAGGAAAACCAACTCTACAATTTgtgcaacaaataataatgtgGTTGATTTAACGCTCGACGGAGAGCAGCAAGATGAGACTGATACCGCTGGCCTTGCACCCATTGTAAGCGATAATTGGATAGAGAGTTTTGCGCCCAGTTGTAGCGATGATCTGGCTGTGCATCCCAAGAAACTGGAAGAAGTGCGCAACTGGTTGCTGCATTGCCAAGCGCTACGCAGCAAATACCCAGCTCAAATCTGCCTAATCACTGGACCAGCTGGCTCAGGCAAAACGGCAACACTGCGTGTGTTAGCTCAAGAGTTTGGCTATGCATTGCAAGAATGGATCAATCCCGTTGATTGTGAAGAGATCCAGATGTTGGGCGATCAACCCACCGGCAATTCGTACGCTAGCTCACAGCTGGAGGCTTTTAAAAGCTTTCTGTTGCGCGCCTCGCGCTACAAATCGCTGCTGACGGCGCAAAACAAAAGGATACTGCTTGTGGAGGACTTTCCCAATGTACTGCTCAAAGATGCAGCAACCATATTCGAGGAGCTCATGGA CGAGTACATGAGCTATGGCAAATCGCCACTCGTCTTTATAGTAGCAGACAGCAAATCTAGAGTGCTCAATATTAGCTACAAACTCTTTACGGATCAACTAAAGGCCAAGCTACGCATCGAGCACATTTGCTTCAATGCCATAGCGGCCACAATTATGCAGCGTTCCATGAAACGATTTGGCACGCTAatgcagcaggagcagcacaAGGCATTGTACAAGCTGCCCACACAAAATGTGATGGACTCTATTGTGGTGTGTGCCCAAGGCGACATACGAAATGCGCTAATTAATCTGCACTTTGGATCGCTGAAAGGTGCGCCCAGCATGGCCACCAAGCAGCTTCAGTTGAATGTAAGCGCCCCGAGCAAGGGACGCAAAAAAAAGGCCACAAACACACTAAAGTCGATAGGGCGAGATGAATCCATTACTATGATGCATGCGCTGGGAAGAGTTTTCAATCCCAAGT ATGCTGAAGATAACGCCCAGCGACTGTTACATAGCCCCGAAGATCTTGCCGAAGCTTTCTGTACGGAGCCCCGCAATTTTGTCAACTTCATACATGCCAACTATTTGCCACACTTTCTCGACATTTCCCATGCCATGGAGGCTGTGAATGATATAGGCGTGGCGGACATGCTGCTGCAGGAGTATCGCGACGATTCCTTAGGTCTAGTGGGCCTCAACATCGCTGTGCGTGGCTGTATGGTGCCCAACGTGGCACCAGTCAGTGGCTGGATGCCAGTGCGAGGTCCCAAGCGTCTAACGATTCAGCCCCAGCTGACGGCAGGGGAACAGAATCTGCTGGGCAGCAGCTACGCGGGCATATCGAAGAGTGTTTACGCCAGTGAGTACAGCTCTTTTGTCAAGATCATTGCCAGCAAAAATCACTTAGATAAATag